A segment of the Brassica napus cultivar Da-Ae unplaced genomic scaffold, Da-Ae ScsIHWf_143;HRSCAF=255, whole genome shotgun sequence genome:
aAGGTAAAGATTTTGATTGAACTTATtattaatcccctatatattatttgtgaaacattacaacttctttttgtagccacgtgtcatcactagaataattcttagaataattagagaaatatgttgtccatctaattatataataagttttttattaaactaaccataaattcattattaatgtcatttatatttccttaaataaagattacggaattgcctaatgtggctaaagtatatatgacaattaattattttgaataataaagatttgataaaaaaaataatgtatcttctatcaaattttttaattttaaactattaaaataattagaaaatcacaataaccatattataaaaatttagatttttctgtatatgttatattttgaatttaaaaaaacgattataaattactatatctgttaaaaatctcacattcaaattttgcgatccattgtttaaaatttttgttatgaaaaaatacaaatgattacaaaatcatataaataaaagtctaatttatttaatcattaagatttaaaatatatatgtatatatatcattctaaattaaactataaaccatattgaataaataaatattttaatttcaaaattactttgaataattttatttgataaaagttttaaactaacattgataatttttttaaattataaattactaaaattattaatcccacaaagaaaattttgttaccagtaatttaaagtttttgctattaaagatgcacatgataaaaaaacatatgactagaaaatatcatttaatagacattaatattaaaaatatattatgtatgttaatatcatttaaatttaattacatatcctatcaaatttaaaaaaaaaattgtttggattaataaaattgatttatacgttctcaccaatttaattatatatgtaatagttactgccttttaattattcaatatatatttattatttcataatatgtaataacatataataaataaaataatttatatatataatgtttattctgCGCAAGGCGCGAATCTTAATctagttatttttatttcccAAACTTTTTCACTTTCACCTCTCTTAACTTTGTTTCGTTTTTATAAAGAGGTTATATAGTACAGGAAACGCCGAGCATAGCTACAAATTTACTTACATCCCAAACCAGAATCCAAATTGGTATCAAAAGGTAAAGGAAACATGTACACTTTTGGCAGTTTAGGCGTCCATAGTGACTAATAGAAACCACGATGGTTTTATAGAAGGGGAAACTCGATCCCTGGCTTTCATATACATGGtgtatcctttttttttgtcaacttggTCTTTACCTATTCGAAATAAGATTTTGATTcattcgagaaaaaaaaaaaatcactatgactgtaaaaataaatctaaccTTATTTGAACACCGCAATTGTGGAGGACTGATTGTGATTTATATTTGAAGAAAACACCACATATGATGTGATTTCGTTTGAAGAAAAAACACaccaattatatttaaattttaaatcaagaaaatcaagaatcgaatcttattatatatttatataggcGATTAAACTTTAAAATAGTGCCCATATTTAGACCGGTCCACCCAGGCAGAACTGCACCCAGGTCATGTGTAGTGGGTGCACTGATTGAGAAACTACAAGTACGGATTAGTGTACATTGTCCTACCTTCTCTATTGGCTTTTGTACATTGTCCAACTGTCAACTTACATTTATGTAAATatcagtatatatatttaatagggAACATAGATATCTACAGTATTTAAAACCATGAATGACGTTTCATATCTCCTCTCCACATCAACTTTTACTTTTCCTGCGCAGCGCTACCAATGTAGAGTTATCAGCTTGAACCAAAAGCTAGAAAAAATATCTGCCCCACTTTCATTTTGATTAATCATTTGTACAAATTAAAGTTAATATTTAAGCCTGTATTTAAGGTATCAATAAGTTGTAAAGTGAAAAagataagtttcaaaaaaaaaaagttgtaaagtGAACAAAGTCTCCGTTAAGACGTCGAGGCTTGTTTGTGTAGCTTCGTATCCTTACATCATAAGTTGCATTGAAACAATAGGTGGTTTAATTATGAGGGTTAACATACTAAACattgttatgttttacacacgtgtcacaaaataataatagtgaGAACATTGTATTTTAATTCTAGGGTTCTGCTACCAAAcaaagatataaaaaaataaaaaaaattctttctaaATTTTCTCAACTCTCTCTTGCTTGATCATTTGCCGTTTCTCTCAGACGAGTCGTGCTTTCTCCAACGCCGGAGGGCTCCTCCTTGTTTCCGGCGTGTGACTTCGTGAGGTTGCTCCTTCGCCCTGGATCTGCTCGTCTACCGCTATTCTCTCTTTTCGGTGTCTCAGTAAAATGGTGCATCAGCGTGTGTTTCTCGCTTTCACTTGGTGTCTCGTCAAAAGCGGTCTCTCGATCTGCTTCTGCTCGGGAGGTTGCGCCGTGGTTTGTTCCACGTCGGCGTGTTCCATGGCTCTCTGATTCTCGTCGTGTGGCGAGCCGGCAGTTCATGATTTTAGCGCATTCACCTTCAACCTGGTTTAGGACAACGAGTCATCTATAGCTTTGGTTTTGGCTTGGTAAAGTGGTTCCTCCATGTCTTCCTCCTCTCGCGGCCTCTCTCTCGTAGCACTTGTGGTGGTTTGACAATTGACACTGTGAGTTTCCTCTGGTGTTTCTCCTTGCGATGTGCttcattatcttttttttttgcttcgtTTGCCGGTCAGTCCTCTGGTTTTGAGAATCTGTCCATGGTGAGTCATATCTTCTCTGATTGGTCATTCGGTTCAAGTAGGTGCTCGTGTCTCCGTGTGTTGATCACATCATCCCAGCTCTAGAACTTTCGCCATGACGATGCAGTTCTGGTGGATGTGCTCTTTCGGCTTCTTGGTTTGGTTGGTGCGGAGAGCTTTGTGGGGTTTGGCAGCTGTCTCTCGACCCTCTTTTGTGTAGTTTTCGTGGACTTTTCAGGTTTGTATCTCTACAGCCTGTTTGTTTGGTGATTAAATCAGGCTTGGCTGGCTAGTAGGTGTGTTAGTTCATCAGTTAGATGTCTGTGCGTGTTGGAACTGGATAAGAAGGTCATCAGCGAGCTGTTCTTGGATGCGCATATCATAAAGACTTGTTCATCGGGTACACTGACTTATACCGGGCTCAAGGTCTCGTATTCAATGCGGTTCATCCTTTTGCGGCCAGCGACTTGTGCCGACTCTGATGGGTCCTTCGTGTGGGGTCTTAGTTGGTTGTATCTTCCCCTCCTTAGTTCAGTTTGATTTGATATTTAGTTAGTGTAGTTGCTTTAATGTTTTTTGCTTCCTATTATCTTTGAagttctgtatttttttttacaacgaacaactattttattattcaaacttgaggtggtctaggTAACCAGAcaggaatagaacaaccaatgtaaCAAAGTTCTCTATTAAAAGATTGTGCAATCTTAGCTAAAGAATCTGAAATTCCATTTTGGGCCCTCGGGATATATATGAGGTATCTCAAACTCTAGAAAACATATCTTTAGTGTCTGAATAGCCTCCAATTCTTTTGTAAAACTTGAGAAAATTTAAGACTCCTTTATCATCGCGATCAGATCCTTGCAATCAGTTCCAAAGCGATGACATGACGAATGTTGAAGCATGCTCTACATTGCCCATCGCAATGCTTCTACTTCCAAATGTAAAGCAGTCTCTCGCCTCCTTAGCTGAATCTTTCCAAAACTATCCTTCAAAACCCATCTACAACCACTGAATTGTGCTGTGGAAGTCCATGAACCATCTACCATGCAGATATTATCCAGGCTTATGACCTGGAATTCTTCGCCACTATGCTCTTGTGGAGCAGATGGAAGGATcctttcattttcattaaaccatgcttcacattcactctctgcatatcAGACTTACTCCAACGGATTCCTGTCAGTCCCCAAAATAATGTATCATTTCGAGCCTTCCAGATATACCAGATTAGCCAAATATAAGGATCTCTGTCTAGTTCGGGTTCAACAATGCTATTATTTTTCCAGAAGAGGTAGTCCATATTGGCATAAATGCTTTGTAATGGAAAAATGTTTTGGCTAGATGGTGTTGGTTATAGGGACGATACTTGAGTTGGAGAGCATTCAAATATGGCATGAGTAACAGTTTCCTCTGGTTCTCCACATATGGGACAATAGTTGTCGCATCTCATATTGCAGCATTTCAGATTTTGCGTTACATCCACATGTCATGTTATCACTTGCCacataagatgacatatcttcgGAGGTGCTTTTACTTTCCAAGCAAAGGTTTGGAGCTTGGTTTTACCGGGCTTCAAAACCTCAGTCTCTTCCTCATTTTTCAATAAGTTCTGAGCTACCTAGTATCTAGATTTAACTGTGTACTGTCCATTTCTAAAGTAGTTCCAGCATAATGTATCACGACGATGAGTCGAGCTTATGGCAAAACTCCTTATAAAAAGTATATCATTGTGGGCAACATAATCCTCCAGTAATCAAACATCTAATTCCTTCAATTCTCGATTAACAAAGTCCATGACTCTCATCTTTGGATGCAATACTGGGGCAGAGGGTCAAGCAGGCCTAGCTAGTGTAGTGGGGATCCACGGGTCCTCCCACACCCTGACTTCGTATCCCGAATGTATCTTCTGTCAAATTCCCAAAAGTAGTAGTTTTTGTGCCGCTGAAATACTAGTCCACACATAGGATGTGCTACTTGCATATATTGTTCGTAAAGGCAAACTTATTCTGTAGTATTTTCTCTTCAAGACTCGAGCCACTAACGAATCATGAATTGAACTAGTCTCCATAATTGTTTTGCTAGTAAAGCCAGATTGAGATCATAGATCATACATAAACCAATCTCACCCTTCTCTCTTGGtaaacatagtttttttttttctcattttgctcagtgaatttttttatttggtggATTTGAGCTCTACAAGAATTGTGCAATGACACTTGCAAggttttcacatatctccaGCGGGAGCAAGAAAGTCAACATAAAATATTCCGGAAGAGCTAGCAAGATAGATTTATCTCTATAGTTCtgtcaaaaactaaaaattggtaatgataattttaacatttttaccaaaaaaaattatacgaaaaataatatgaaagctaGTTTTGACTAAATACCGTTTCAAGCGTAACAATTGTCaatctgaagtttttttttttgcaacgaacgactattatattattcaaatttgagGTGGGTAAGTAGACAAGTCAAACTGAAGTCGAGGAGCACTAAACAACACACTTTTAATCAGttgtttaaaatatgaaaaaatataccaaaacaCTGAGGTTTAGGTCATTTTACTAAAACAATTCAGTTTTTTGAGGTTAGTTAAAACTATGACATATCAAATTCGCCGGATGATTTGCGTCTTAACTGTCGAGATGCAAGTTTAAGGCGTGATAAGATAAATTATTCGTTAGATACCCAAACAtagcatagtttttttttttgttagataccCAAACATAACATATATCCCCAACGCATAGTTAAACACTAGAATGAATGCTTTAGAGTCCCTCTTGTAACGAATccagttttattatattatatcaaGTAGACCATGTATATAATCACTACAAATAAAAGTTCTAACACCACTGTTCGGTCAATATCTTCCGGAGGTGGCTTGGCCGGCATGGTACCATGAGTGCTCCATCGTGATTGAACCCATACTCTTCCTCCGCCCGTTCGAGAAGCTTCCTGAACATCGGGTGTTCTAGAAACATTAGTGGGACAACAAATCTTTGTGTAGCCTCATGATATCCATCAACGGCTATCACCGCAACATGACCTTCCTTCACATCTTTTGGGACACAATCACGGCCGTACTCCTCGGAACAGGGTTTCTTGGCCGAGGAAAAGCCTTTAATCTGCACCAACCTCTCTACAACATTCTTGAGCTTCACAATTCCACCCACTTTCTTCTTTGAGGACTCAACTGTGATCATTATTTGCCTAGCCATGATAAAAACTAGGTTCCCTTTActcttttgctttttttttcctcGGGATTTTAGGGTTCTTGGAAAAGTATATGTTTGAGTATAGACATGTAAGAAGGATTATTTATAAAGAGGAATGGTACAAATAGGAtaagaaagaagaggaagaagtgaGAAGGAGAGTATAGGAGACCAAAGCATGTGGCTCGTTTTCTTCGCTTTGAATTTTCCACAAAAGCGTTTCCACTGTAAGTTTTAGTTTtgctttcatttgtttttttctactTTCTGTACAATTAACATCGACTATCGATAATAACTCAACCATGACGACCAATAAAAACACTTAAATCATGAGTTATATTCATTACTCTTCAGGGCAAGATTTAACAATTTCCACCTCCAAAAGGTCTGAACTATAATCCCTATAGAGCTTTTTATTACTTTAGACACACACAGTTTAATAAGTATTacagtttaattataaatagttttacctAAAAGCACAAATATTTAGAAAgtggttatttaaaaaaatatatcatttaatcaataaaatagTGCCCACAGCATAGTACTAAATAACGGCGCTAAAAAGTAGTTTTTGCAGTAGTTTATACAAATCGGACGAATGAAGAACATTTTGCTCAATCAAATGCaactttagtttttggtttttagattttagtttttggtttttggattttagattttggtttggtttttggttttgctgtattttttttttttaaaattaatcaatacattgctttaaaataatacaacaaaataacaataaatatttagattttacaattaaaatttatcaaaatactgtgattattattttaaaattaaatagtataacatatttaaattattatatttttaagaaaaatatattatagtaaaatataaatcataaaatatatataaattatgaaaaaataaaaatattaaatttcgaaactacttagaaatttttcttatataaattattttaatttttaaaacttcaaaagcaatagtttttcttatataaattattttaatttttaaaacttcaaaagcaatagtttttcttatataaatattataaattatacaaaaattaagTACATAgaattttgaaactaattttgaaaatcttgattGGCAACTCAAATggttttaacaaaaacaaaaacaaaaactaaaaacttgattggataaaaaatagtttctacaaaaacaaaaaccaaaaagtaAAGCAAAAACACAAACAATAACCTCTTAGTTTCTTTGAAGTACAGGCTGTAGGAGAGAGAgcaagagaaagagaaacaaaagaaatactGTATATAACTTTGACCCAACtacacaaaatatttaagattcgACTGGGGACATGCATCTGCAGCCATAACATTGAGTTAATATAGGATCCATCCTCGTATTAAAATCAACTTAGCGACAGATGTGTTGAAAACGTTTTTATAGCATGGCCGTAAATTTTGATCCATGAAGGCTCGATGATAAACATAATTTACTTGTATAGTAGTAGGGTATTCACATGTATccataaattttttgttttccttataATTTTTACTTGAATTGAGAATTAATTGTTTTGGCATGATTCATAATATGGAAGGAACTGAAACATAATTAATtcaaaaaattcagaaaattttcAAGCAAGTTTGTGATGACTGCCTGAACGTTGATCTGTATTGTTGTTGGGGAAAATATGTCAAATATACTGTTTTATAGTTCTATATATAAtcagttgtgtttctttttcatATGTTTGACTAGGAATTTCGTAAAAGCGTAACACTTTTTTGTATTAACAACTTACATTTTATAAGATTTGAATATGGATATGTACACATTGGCGATACTATATATAGTACATACAAATCACCTAAACTAGTATATTCTagtcttaactttttttttgttaagctTTATAATGGGAACCACAGTTTGCACTCAACAAAGTTTAAATACGTATAAGGGATATAGTTAATTAGTTATCATAACAATGATGAGGAATACATAATAGCTTAGTATTAAAATTTACAAGTattcttttcaaatttttttttacaagtaTAGTGACCCATCAAGAAAGCTTTTCTACAACGttatcaactttttttttgcacGGATC
Coding sequences within it:
- the LOC111213185 gene encoding auxin-responsive protein SAUR50, producing MARQIMITVESSKKKVGGIVKLKNVVERLVQIKGFSSAKKPCSEEYGRDCVPKDVKEGHVAVIAVDGYHEATQRFVVPLMFLEHPMFRKLLERAEEEYGFNHDGALMVPCRPSHLRKILTEQWC